From Streptomyces qinzhouensis, one genomic window encodes:
- a CDS encoding transcriptional regulator produces the protein MSIDGHPLTYLLHCQGWSANDYLTRLGTVHQRLGYGPIARDRKRVTRWTRGGVTPDLHAQKAMAVLHGIPEYEITARPWPEWLRPACMRDRELLDAEWTPATTIDLLDHVATTGGPMDRRGFLVVTGITPVLAGVATAEPAVANPHGRRIGATTPELFEASLAILRQQDDQLGSGQVHASARAQLHLIITTVKTTAHTEEIGRRLYSAAAEAARVCGWTAHDSGHHALAEEYYLVALRAAASSDDQAVTANTLAFWAITRYSGGDPRGAVDLVTDALGRTRSIGSPRMEAMLYARLARAHARAGEHRASDRALAAAFDAYDRARDRTPDEEPDCVYWVTLGELHSWAASNATDLGRPNVALAHYEAIPAAHRGEGYDSQAYPRAAALRLARTAEAHVAVGDLDGAVHTARRAVDYMGGVSSARGTSSLTDLRARLTAHNTVPVVQDFLAQTA, from the coding sequence GTGAGCATCGACGGGCATCCGCTGACCTATCTGCTGCACTGCCAGGGCTGGTCGGCGAACGACTACCTGACGCGCTTGGGGACCGTGCACCAGCGACTCGGCTACGGGCCGATCGCACGGGACCGCAAGCGGGTCACCCGCTGGACCAGGGGCGGCGTCACACCGGACCTGCACGCGCAGAAGGCGATGGCCGTGCTGCACGGCATTCCGGAGTACGAGATCACCGCCCGGCCCTGGCCGGAGTGGCTGCGTCCTGCGTGCATGCGTGACCGGGAGTTGCTCGATGCCGAGTGGACCCCGGCCACCACGATCGACCTGCTCGACCACGTTGCCACGACAGGAGGGCCCATGGACCGCAGGGGATTTCTCGTCGTCACGGGGATAACGCCCGTGCTGGCCGGGGTCGCCACCGCCGAACCGGCCGTGGCCAACCCCCACGGACGCCGAATCGGCGCGACCACGCCTGAGCTTTTCGAGGCGTCGCTGGCAATCCTGCGACAGCAGGACGACCAACTCGGCTCCGGTCAGGTCCACGCGTCCGCCCGCGCCCAGCTCCACCTGATCATCACGACCGTGAAGACCACCGCGCACACCGAGGAAATCGGCCGTCGGCTGTACAGCGCGGCTGCCGAAGCTGCGCGGGTCTGCGGCTGGACGGCACACGACTCCGGACACCACGCCTTGGCCGAGGAGTACTACTTGGTGGCGCTACGCGCCGCGGCCTCGTCCGACGACCAGGCAGTCACCGCCAACACCCTCGCTTTCTGGGCGATCACGCGGTACTCGGGTGGCGACCCGCGCGGTGCCGTCGACCTGGTGACCGACGCCTTGGGCCGTACACGGAGCATCGGCTCGCCTCGTATGGAGGCCATGCTGTACGCCCGGCTGGCGCGCGCCCATGCCCGCGCGGGTGAGCACCGCGCTTCGGACCGCGCCCTGGCCGCCGCGTTCGACGCCTACGACCGCGCCCGCGACCGGACTCCGGATGAGGAGCCGGACTGCGTGTACTGGGTGACCCTCGGCGAACTGCACAGTTGGGCCGCCAGCAACGCGACCGACCTCGGCCGCCCCAATGTCGCCCTGGCTCACTACGAAGCCATTCCGGCAGCCCATCGGGGCGAGGGTTACGACAGCCAGGCGTACCCCAGAGCCGCCGCCCTGCGCCTCGCCCGAACAGCCGAGGCACACGTCGCCGTTGGTGACCTCGACGGCGCCGTGCACACCGCCCGCCGGGCCGTCGACTACATGGGCGGCGTCTCGTCCGCCCGTGGTACGTCCAGCCTCACCGACCTCCGCGCCCGACTCACCGCCCACAACACCGTGCCCGTCGTCCAGGACTTCCTCGCACAGACCGCCTGA
- a CDS encoding phosphatidylinositol-specific phospholipase C, protein MRRRTFLTGATALAATTAALHGLPAVAAPPRALATHNWMSHLSGSTQLRQLTIPGTHNSGARHGVAWARCQDTTITQQLESGIRFLDIRCRPTEGSFAIHHGEVFQQMMFGDVLNQCQAFLQANPKETVLMRVKKEHSNESDATFRQIFDSYRNRPQYAGLIRVGDGLPPLGTARGKIVLFGENGLPGFRYEHGPLFDIQDDWNAGIPGKVQLFKDQLGEAHASNGSGKLFVNFTSVAGGWIPWDSSNSINPTVRAYLNGFAGSWNRHLGIIAMDYPQSHAGLIETLIARNP, encoded by the coding sequence ATGAGGCGAAGGACCTTCCTGACAGGGGCCACGGCGCTGGCCGCGACCACCGCCGCTCTCCACGGTCTCCCGGCCGTGGCCGCACCGCCCCGCGCATTGGCCACCCACAACTGGATGTCACACCTCAGCGGCTCCACCCAACTCCGGCAACTGACCATCCCGGGCACCCACAATTCCGGAGCACGCCACGGAGTGGCCTGGGCACGATGCCAGGACACCACCATTACCCAACAGCTCGAATCCGGGATCCGGTTCCTGGACATTCGCTGTCGGCCCACCGAAGGATCCTTCGCCATTCACCACGGCGAGGTCTTTCAGCAGATGATGTTCGGTGACGTGCTCAACCAGTGCCAGGCCTTTCTTCAGGCCAACCCCAAGGAAACGGTGCTGATGCGCGTCAAGAAGGAGCACTCCAACGAGTCCGACGCAACCTTCCGGCAGATCTTCGACAGCTACCGGAACCGCCCGCAGTACGCGGGGCTCATCCGGGTCGGTGACGGCCTCCCGCCCCTGGGAACAGCACGCGGCAAAATCGTTCTCTTCGGCGAAAACGGCCTTCCCGGTTTCAGGTACGAACACGGGCCGCTCTTCGACATCCAGGACGACTGGAACGCCGGCATCCCCGGAAAGGTGCAACTCTTCAAGGACCAGCTCGGTGAAGCCCATGCAAGCAACGGTTCCGGGAAGCTCTTCGTCAACTTCACGAGCGTAGCCGGCGGCTGGATTCCATGGGATTCGTCCAACAGCATCAACCCGACCGTGCGCGCCTATCTCAACGGTTTCGCCGGTAGCTGGAACCGGCATCTGGGAATCATCGCCATGGACTATCCGCAGTCCCACGCGGGCCTCATCGAGACCCTCATAGCCCGCAACCCCTGA